A single region of the Sciurus carolinensis chromosome 16, mSciCar1.2, whole genome shotgun sequence genome encodes:
- the LOC124967295 gene encoding sialic acid-binding Ig-like lectin 5 isoform X4, protein MFRGPWTGSLPGTCRMLPLLLLPLLWAGSLQRDPGFKLQLQESVTVQAGLCVLVSCSFSYPWTGWNPPSQLYISWFRDGEDGYYYDPVATSHPSKDVKTETRGRFRVLGDVRANNCSLSIRDARLEDTGRYILRADIGPNTRHFYRDKKLALQVTVLTEKPVIHFLEPLVSGHPTSLRCHLPGSCEEGRPLLFSWMGAVTNPMDPGALQSSVLSLTPRPQDHSTSLTCQVELQGAQVTTERTVQLNVSYPPRLLGPSCSWEAQALRCSCSSRAWPAPSLHWRLGEGLLEGNSSNASLRVTSSSAGPWANSSLSLHEEVSSGLRLSCEAQNAHGTQSATLLLLPGKSRAGVVLAALGGAGAGALLSLCLCLILFCIVKSYRKHGSGKPEVMDDKDPVMGTVPWGPRQKSRPDGSGDHACPAEGAALPGELQELHYASLSFHGKEPPPRREATSSTEYSEIKTSK, encoded by the exons atGTTCCGAGGACCCTGGACTGGCTCCCTTCCTGGCACATGCAGgatgctgcccctgctgctgctgcccctgctctgGGCAG GGTCCCTGCAGAGAGATCCAGGGTTCAAGCTCCAGCTGCAGGAGTCGGTGACAGTGCAGGCGGGCCTGTGTGTCCTGGTGTCCTGCTCCTTCTCCTACCCCTGGACTGGGTGGAATCCCCCCAGCCAGCTCTACATCTCCTGGTTCCGGGACGGAGAGGACGGATACTATTATGATCCTGTGGCCACAAGCCACCCATCCAAAGATGTCAAAACAGAAACCAGGGGCCGATTCCGCGTCCTCGGGGACGTCAGGGCCAACAACTGCTCTCTGAGCATCAGGGACGCCAGGTTGGAGGACACAGGACGCTACATCCTGAGAGCAGATATAGGACCAAACACAAGACATTTTTACAGAGATAAGAAGCTGGCTCTGCAGGTGACAG TCCTGACAGAGAAGCCCGTCATCCACTTCTTGGAGCCTCTGGTGTCCGGTCACCCAACCAGCCTGAGATGCCACCTGCCAGGGTCCTGTGAGGAGGGGAGACCTCTCCTGTTCTCCTGGATGGGGGCCGTCACTAACCCCATGGACCCCGGGGCCCTCCAGTCCTCAGTGCTCAGCCTCACCCCTCGGCCCCAGGACCACAGTACCAGCCTCACCTGTCAGGTGGAACTCCAAGGAGCCCAGGTGACCACGGAGAGAACCGTCCAGCTCAATGTGTCCT ACCCCCCGCGGCTGCTGGGACCCTCCTGCTCCTGGGAGGCCCAGGCTCTGCGCTGCAGCTGCTCCTCCCGCGCCTGGCCCGCCCCCTCCCTGCACTGgcggctgggggaggggctgctggAGGGGAACAGCAGCAATGCCTCCCTCAGGGTCACCTCCAGCTCCGCGGGGCCCTGGGCCAACAGCTCCCTGAGCCTCCATGAGGAGGTCAGCTCTGGCCTCAGGCTCAGCTGTGAGGCCCAGAACGCCCATGGCACCCAGAGCGCCACCCTCCTGCTGCTGCCAG GAAAGTCCAGGGCAGGAGTGGTTCTTGCAGCCCTGGGAGGTGCTGGTGCAGGGGccttgctctctctctgtctgtgcCTCATCCTCTTTTGCAT AGTGAAGTCCTACAGGAAGCACGGGTCTGGGAAACCAGAGGTCATGGACGACAAGGACCCTGTCATGGGCACAGTCCCCTGG GGTCCCAGGCAGAAGTCCCGGCCAGACGGCTCCGGAGACCACGCCTGTCCTGCTGAGGGCGCCGCTCTCCCAGGGGAGCTGCAAGAGCTCCATTACGCCTCGCTCAGCTTCCACGGGAAAGAGCCTCCTCCCCGGCGCGAGGCCACCAGCAGCACCGAGTACTCGGAGATCAAGACCAGCAAGTGA
- the LOC124967295 gene encoding sialic acid-binding Ig-like lectin 5 isoform X3 encodes MFRGPWTGSLPGTCRMLPLLLLPLLWAGSLQRDPGFKLQLQESVTVQAGLCVLVSCSFSYPWTGWNPPSQLYISWFRDGEDGYYYDPVATSHPSKDVKTETRGRFRVLGDVRANNCSLSIRDARLEDTGRYILRADIGPNTRHFYRDKKLALQVTVLTEKPVIHFLEPLVSGHPTSLRCHLPGSCEEGRPLLFSWMGAVTNPMDPGALQSSVLSLTPRPQDHSTSLTCQVELQGAQVTTERTVQLNVSYAPQNLSIRALFRNGTDPPRLLGPSCSWEAQALRCSCSSRAWPAPSLHWRLGEGLLEGNSSNASLRVTSSSAGPWANSSLSLHEEVSSGLRLSCEAQNAHGTQSATLLLLPGKSRAGVVLAALGGAGAGALLSLCLCLILFCIVKSYRKHGSGKPEVMDDKDPVMGTVPWGPRQKSRPDGSGDHACPAEGAALPGELQELHYASLSFHGKEPPPRREATSSTEYSEIKTSK; translated from the exons atGTTCCGAGGACCCTGGACTGGCTCCCTTCCTGGCACATGCAGgatgctgcccctgctgctgctgcccctgctctgGGCAG GGTCCCTGCAGAGAGATCCAGGGTTCAAGCTCCAGCTGCAGGAGTCGGTGACAGTGCAGGCGGGCCTGTGTGTCCTGGTGTCCTGCTCCTTCTCCTACCCCTGGACTGGGTGGAATCCCCCCAGCCAGCTCTACATCTCCTGGTTCCGGGACGGAGAGGACGGATACTATTATGATCCTGTGGCCACAAGCCACCCATCCAAAGATGTCAAAACAGAAACCAGGGGCCGATTCCGCGTCCTCGGGGACGTCAGGGCCAACAACTGCTCTCTGAGCATCAGGGACGCCAGGTTGGAGGACACAGGACGCTACATCCTGAGAGCAGATATAGGACCAAACACAAGACATTTTTACAGAGATAAGAAGCTGGCTCTGCAGGTGACAG TCCTGACAGAGAAGCCCGTCATCCACTTCTTGGAGCCTCTGGTGTCCGGTCACCCAACCAGCCTGAGATGCCACCTGCCAGGGTCCTGTGAGGAGGGGAGACCTCTCCTGTTCTCCTGGATGGGGGCCGTCACTAACCCCATGGACCCCGGGGCCCTCCAGTCCTCAGTGCTCAGCCTCACCCCTCGGCCCCAGGACCACAGTACCAGCCTCACCTGTCAGGTGGAACTCCAAGGAGCCCAGGTGACCACGGAGAGAACCGTCCAGCTCAATGTGTCCT ACGCCCCTCAGAACCTCAGCATCCGAGCCCTCTTCAGAAACGGCACAG ACCCCCCGCGGCTGCTGGGACCCTCCTGCTCCTGGGAGGCCCAGGCTCTGCGCTGCAGCTGCTCCTCCCGCGCCTGGCCCGCCCCCTCCCTGCACTGgcggctgggggaggggctgctggAGGGGAACAGCAGCAATGCCTCCCTCAGGGTCACCTCCAGCTCCGCGGGGCCCTGGGCCAACAGCTCCCTGAGCCTCCATGAGGAGGTCAGCTCTGGCCTCAGGCTCAGCTGTGAGGCCCAGAACGCCCATGGCACCCAGAGCGCCACCCTCCTGCTGCTGCCAG GAAAGTCCAGGGCAGGAGTGGTTCTTGCAGCCCTGGGAGGTGCTGGTGCAGGGGccttgctctctctctgtctgtgcCTCATCCTCTTTTGCAT AGTGAAGTCCTACAGGAAGCACGGGTCTGGGAAACCAGAGGTCATGGACGACAAGGACCCTGTCATGGGCACAGTCCCCTGG GGTCCCAGGCAGAAGTCCCGGCCAGACGGCTCCGGAGACCACGCCTGTCCTGCTGAGGGCGCCGCTCTCCCAGGGGAGCTGCAAGAGCTCCATTACGCCTCGCTCAGCTTCCACGGGAAAGAGCCTCCTCCCCGGCGCGAGGCCACCAGCAGCACCGAGTACTCGGAGATCAAGACCAGCAAGTGA
- the LOC124967295 gene encoding sialic acid-binding Ig-like lectin 5 isoform X2, with protein MFRGPWTGSLPGTCRMLPLLLLPLLWADVKTETRGRFRVLGDVRANNCSLSIRDARLEDTGRYILRADIGPNTRHFYRDKKLALQVTVLTEKPVIHFLEPLVSGHPTSLRCHLPGSCEEGRPLLFSWMGAVTNPMDPGALQSSVLSLTPRPQDHSTSLTCQVELQGAQVTTERTVQLNVSYAPQNLSIRALFRNGTALLEGQALLLCCSADSNPAAQLSWFWGPLTQNASHISDTGILDLSSVGIAEGEAFTCQAQNALGSQNVSVRLPYPPRLLGPSCSWEAQALRCSCSSRAWPAPSLHWRLGEGLLEGNSSNASLRVTSSSAGPWANSSLSLHEEVSSGLRLSCEAQNAHGTQSATLLLLPGKSRAGVVLAALGGAGAGALLSLCLCLILFCIVKSYRKHGSGKPEVMDDKDPVMGTVPWGPRQKSRPDGSGDHACPAEGAALPGELQELHYASLSFHGKEPPPRREATSSTEYSEIKTSK; from the exons atGTTCCGAGGACCCTGGACTGGCTCCCTTCCTGGCACATGCAGgatgctgcccctgctgctgctgcccctgctctgGGCAG ATGTCAAAACAGAAACCAGGGGCCGATTCCGCGTCCTCGGGGACGTCAGGGCCAACAACTGCTCTCTGAGCATCAGGGACGCCAGGTTGGAGGACACAGGACGCTACATCCTGAGAGCAGATATAGGACCAAACACAAGACATTTTTACAGAGATAAGAAGCTGGCTCTGCAGGTGACAG TCCTGACAGAGAAGCCCGTCATCCACTTCTTGGAGCCTCTGGTGTCCGGTCACCCAACCAGCCTGAGATGCCACCTGCCAGGGTCCTGTGAGGAGGGGAGACCTCTCCTGTTCTCCTGGATGGGGGCCGTCACTAACCCCATGGACCCCGGGGCCCTCCAGTCCTCAGTGCTCAGCCTCACCCCTCGGCCCCAGGACCACAGTACCAGCCTCACCTGTCAGGTGGAACTCCAAGGAGCCCAGGTGACCACGGAGAGAACCGTCCAGCTCAATGTGTCCT ACGCCCCTCAGAACCTCAGCATCCGAGCCCTCTTCAGAAACGGCACAG CTCTCCTGGAAGGCCAGGCCCTGCTGCTGTGCTGCTCTGCAGACAGCAACCCTGCTGCACAGCTGAGCTGGTTCTGGGGGCCTCTTACCCAGAATGCCTCCCACATCTCTGATACGGGGATCCTGGACCTGTCTAGCGTAGGGATTGCAGAAGGAGAAGCCTTTACCTGCCAAGCTCAGAATGCACTGGGCTCCCAAAATGTCTCTGTGCGCCTCCCCT ACCCCCCGCGGCTGCTGGGACCCTCCTGCTCCTGGGAGGCCCAGGCTCTGCGCTGCAGCTGCTCCTCCCGCGCCTGGCCCGCCCCCTCCCTGCACTGgcggctgggggaggggctgctggAGGGGAACAGCAGCAATGCCTCCCTCAGGGTCACCTCCAGCTCCGCGGGGCCCTGGGCCAACAGCTCCCTGAGCCTCCATGAGGAGGTCAGCTCTGGCCTCAGGCTCAGCTGTGAGGCCCAGAACGCCCATGGCACCCAGAGCGCCACCCTCCTGCTGCTGCCAG GAAAGTCCAGGGCAGGAGTGGTTCTTGCAGCCCTGGGAGGTGCTGGTGCAGGGGccttgctctctctctgtctgtgcCTCATCCTCTTTTGCAT AGTGAAGTCCTACAGGAAGCACGGGTCTGGGAAACCAGAGGTCATGGACGACAAGGACCCTGTCATGGGCACAGTCCCCTGG GGTCCCAGGCAGAAGTCCCGGCCAGACGGCTCCGGAGACCACGCCTGTCCTGCTGAGGGCGCCGCTCTCCCAGGGGAGCTGCAAGAGCTCCATTACGCCTCGCTCAGCTTCCACGGGAAAGAGCCTCCTCCCCGGCGCGAGGCCACCAGCAGCACCGAGTACTCGGAGATCAAGACCAGCAAGTGA
- the LOC124967295 gene encoding sialic acid-binding Ig-like lectin 5 isoform X1 has translation MFRGPWTGSLPGTCRMLPLLLLPLLWAGSLQRDPGFKLQLQESVTVQAGLCVLVSCSFSYPWTGWNPPSQLYISWFRDGEDGYYYDPVATSHPSKDVKTETRGRFRVLGDVRANNCSLSIRDARLEDTGRYILRADIGPNTRHFYRDKKLALQVTVLTEKPVIHFLEPLVSGHPTSLRCHLPGSCEEGRPLLFSWMGAVTNPMDPGALQSSVLSLTPRPQDHSTSLTCQVELQGAQVTTERTVQLNVSYAPQNLSIRALFRNGTALLEGQALLLCCSADSNPAAQLSWFWGPLTQNASHISDTGILDLSSVGIAEGEAFTCQAQNALGSQNVSVRLPYPPRLLGPSCSWEAQALRCSCSSRAWPAPSLHWRLGEGLLEGNSSNASLRVTSSSAGPWANSSLSLHEEVSSGLRLSCEAQNAHGTQSATLLLLPGKSRAGVVLAALGGAGAGALLSLCLCLILFCIVKSYRKHGSGKPEVMDDKDPVMGTVPWGPRQKSRPDGSGDHACPAEGAALPGELQELHYASLSFHGKEPPPRREATSSTEYSEIKTSK, from the exons atGTTCCGAGGACCCTGGACTGGCTCCCTTCCTGGCACATGCAGgatgctgcccctgctgctgctgcccctgctctgGGCAG GGTCCCTGCAGAGAGATCCAGGGTTCAAGCTCCAGCTGCAGGAGTCGGTGACAGTGCAGGCGGGCCTGTGTGTCCTGGTGTCCTGCTCCTTCTCCTACCCCTGGACTGGGTGGAATCCCCCCAGCCAGCTCTACATCTCCTGGTTCCGGGACGGAGAGGACGGATACTATTATGATCCTGTGGCCACAAGCCACCCATCCAAAGATGTCAAAACAGAAACCAGGGGCCGATTCCGCGTCCTCGGGGACGTCAGGGCCAACAACTGCTCTCTGAGCATCAGGGACGCCAGGTTGGAGGACACAGGACGCTACATCCTGAGAGCAGATATAGGACCAAACACAAGACATTTTTACAGAGATAAGAAGCTGGCTCTGCAGGTGACAG TCCTGACAGAGAAGCCCGTCATCCACTTCTTGGAGCCTCTGGTGTCCGGTCACCCAACCAGCCTGAGATGCCACCTGCCAGGGTCCTGTGAGGAGGGGAGACCTCTCCTGTTCTCCTGGATGGGGGCCGTCACTAACCCCATGGACCCCGGGGCCCTCCAGTCCTCAGTGCTCAGCCTCACCCCTCGGCCCCAGGACCACAGTACCAGCCTCACCTGTCAGGTGGAACTCCAAGGAGCCCAGGTGACCACGGAGAGAACCGTCCAGCTCAATGTGTCCT ACGCCCCTCAGAACCTCAGCATCCGAGCCCTCTTCAGAAACGGCACAG CTCTCCTGGAAGGCCAGGCCCTGCTGCTGTGCTGCTCTGCAGACAGCAACCCTGCTGCACAGCTGAGCTGGTTCTGGGGGCCTCTTACCCAGAATGCCTCCCACATCTCTGATACGGGGATCCTGGACCTGTCTAGCGTAGGGATTGCAGAAGGAGAAGCCTTTACCTGCCAAGCTCAGAATGCACTGGGCTCCCAAAATGTCTCTGTGCGCCTCCCCT ACCCCCCGCGGCTGCTGGGACCCTCCTGCTCCTGGGAGGCCCAGGCTCTGCGCTGCAGCTGCTCCTCCCGCGCCTGGCCCGCCCCCTCCCTGCACTGgcggctgggggaggggctgctggAGGGGAACAGCAGCAATGCCTCCCTCAGGGTCACCTCCAGCTCCGCGGGGCCCTGGGCCAACAGCTCCCTGAGCCTCCATGAGGAGGTCAGCTCTGGCCTCAGGCTCAGCTGTGAGGCCCAGAACGCCCATGGCACCCAGAGCGCCACCCTCCTGCTGCTGCCAG GAAAGTCCAGGGCAGGAGTGGTTCTTGCAGCCCTGGGAGGTGCTGGTGCAGGGGccttgctctctctctgtctgtgcCTCATCCTCTTTTGCAT AGTGAAGTCCTACAGGAAGCACGGGTCTGGGAAACCAGAGGTCATGGACGACAAGGACCCTGTCATGGGCACAGTCCCCTGG GGTCCCAGGCAGAAGTCCCGGCCAGACGGCTCCGGAGACCACGCCTGTCCTGCTGAGGGCGCCGCTCTCCCAGGGGAGCTGCAAGAGCTCCATTACGCCTCGCTCAGCTTCCACGGGAAAGAGCCTCCTCCCCGGCGCGAGGCCACCAGCAGCACCGAGTACTCGGAGATCAAGACCAGCAAGTGA